The sequence TTACCCTATCCTATTCATGATTAGTTTTTCTCATTTTCTAAATGATCTAATTCAATCTACCATTCCTTCATTATATCCCATTTTAAAAGGAGAATTCAGTTTATCTTTTGCCCAGATTGGAATTATCACCTTGGTATTTCAACTCACCGCCTCAATTTTACAACCTTTTGTAGGAATTTACACTGACAAAAAACCTAACCCAAGATCTTTAGCCATCGGCATGGGATTATCAATGGCCGGATTACTTTTGTTGGCTGCTGCTCATCAGTATTATGTCATTCTAATTTCGGTTGCATTAATCGGAATGGGCTCTTCTATTTTTCATCCTGAAGCTTCAAGGGTAGCACAATTAGCATCTGGCGGACAAAAAGGATTGGCTCAATCTATATTTCAGGTAGGCGGAAATTCGGGAAGTGCGATTGGACCTTTGTTGGTTGCGTTGATTATTCTTCCTTTAGGACAAGGTTATGTAGGATTGTTTGCCATCGCAGCATTTATCGGAATCATCGTACTGTGGAGAATCGGAAACTGGTACGCTGAAAGATTATCATTGAAAAAATCATCAAAACATCCAAATGACATCATTGAAATACAGCTTTCCCGTAAAAAAGTTCTGTTTTCAGTGACTATTTTATTGGCTTTGGTATTTTCAAAATACATTTATCTGGCTTCAATGACCAATTATTTTACTTTTTTCTTGATAGACAAATTTCACATTTCGGTACAAGATTCTCAGTTATTTTTATTCATGTTTTTATCTGCAGTTGCTGTCGGAACCATTTTAGGAGGGAAATTAGGTGATAAATACGGCAGGAAAAAAATCATCTGGATTTCTATTTTAGGAGCGGCACCCTTCACACTTTGTCTTCCCTATCTTTCACTATTCTGGACAATTGCATTTGCAGTTATCATAGGATTAATCATCGCTTCCGCATTTTCTGCAATATTAGTCTATGCCACAGATTTGATGCCCAATAAAATCGGATTGGTTGCAGGATTATTCTTCGGATTTATGTTTGGAATGGGCGGAATAGGTTCTGCCGTTTTAGGAGCAGTCGCAGATGACACCAGCATAGAATATGTTTTCAAAATCTGCGCATTCTTACCTTTGATGGGAATTATTACCGCATTTCTGCCCAATATAAAAGGGAATAAAAAATAGTCCTCAACGCTGTGGATGAGGACTATTACAATAGTAGAATTTTAGGTTTAAGAAAGAATTACGACAATTGCTTTTTTACCTAAAATTCTATTTTCTATTTATTTTAAATACCAAAATTGAGAAAAACACTGAATCTTGATTTCGCTTCAATATCTCCTCCTGCCAAATTGGTGTAAGTCGGAAGCATGACTTCTGTTCCCAGACTGAACTTTTTATAAGAAGCTTCAAAACCTAACTTCCCGTACAAAGCACTTCCGGCAGTTTTCGGAAGTACTTCTTTATATTGGAGGTTTCGGTCATAGACTTCACCCTGAAAACCAAATTTTGCAGAAAGAATACTTTTCTCACTTCCAAAGATTTGATAAAATCCTGTGGCTAAATAATTCCACTGATTCCCAAACTGATAATTTTTTTTGTTTTTAGTTTTAATGGTATAATCGGTATTGAGAAGTAAGGCAAATTTATTTTTTTGAAATCTGTAATTTAAAACTGCCTGATAATCCCAACTTCCGGTTCCCAACTGAAAACTAGGATTGACTCCGGAAATTCCTTTTTCATCAAACTTTCCGAGCGGAACTTTTACTCCGACTCCACCATTCAGTTGATGAATATTGTCTTTTGAACTAATCAATTGATAAATTCCCATCAAATTAAAATCTCCGATTCCGTTGATATTGATATCGCCCTGCAAAGTTTTCTTTTCATGAAAATAAAACGGCAGACTTCCGTAAATACTCAATTTTTGAGTCAAGGGAATTTTTGCCCAAAGCTGAATGGTATTGAAATATTGATCCTGCGTTAAATCATTGATAAACAAATTCTCTTTGGCTTTATAATGCTGAGCAAAATATTTAATTCCGATAAACTGAGGATTCAAAAGAGATTCAAAACCTGAAGATCCATTTCCTGCCGCACAACCGCAGGCATCGCATTCGTTGAATAAAATCTCATCTTGAAAATTATTTGAAATGTATAAACTGTCATTCACTGTTTTTGCCTGAAAACTGTTCAAAGAAATCAGACTTATGATAAAAATTATTTTCTTCATTTCTATAAATTATTCAGCGAATTTTGGATTAGAAATAAAATTTTTGTCAGATAGCGTTTTCAGAAAAGAAATAATGAATTGTTTTTCCTGAGCATTCATCGCAATTCCAATATGATTGTTCTGTTTCAGTTGCGTGTCGAGATTAGGATGATCTTCAACACTATCAGAATAAAAATTAAGTACAGCTTCCAAAGTGTAAAATCTTCCGTCATGCATGTAAGGTGCTGTGTATTCAACATTCCTTAAACTTGGAACTCTGAATTTCATCCAGTCATTTTGATCCAACGTCACACGATGTCGTCCTGCATCTTTAAATTGGGTATTGTAATACATTCCGGTGTTCCTGAAGCTTTCATCGGTAAACAATTCTCCACCGTGACAAGAAGCGCATTTTTGCTGAAACAAAGCCATTCCCTGAGATTCTTCAGAAGATAAATTTACTTTCCCCTGTTTAAACCGATCATATTTGGAATCTGCCGAAATCAAAGTGGCCATAAACTGCGACAATGCTTTCAACACTCTTTCTCCGGTAATACTTTCGTCTCCGTAAGCCTGCTTAAATAATTTTTTATAAACATCCTCTTTACTGAGTTTGGTAATCACTTCAGGCATCGAACTATCCATTTCGTTTGCATCGGTGATCGGAATAATCGGCTGTTGGTTTAAATTATGAATCACTCCGTCCCACATATACCGTTTCAGAAAAGCCATGTTTTGAATGGCCGGCGCATTTCTGATTCCTATTCTGTCGTCAATTCCATGACTTACCGTGTGACCATGATGGGTAAATGCATGTTCGTGAATGTGACAGAAACCGCAGGAAATGGTATTATTTCTTGAAAGTCTGCCTTCATAAAATAATTTTCTGCCCAACTCTACTCCATTTTTTGTGATTGGATTTTCATCTTTATCAAAGGTCATTTCTGGAAAGTAAGATGGAAACTGAAGATTCACCGCTTCATCTTTATCTAAAGGCTGAATTACCTCATCAGAACACGAAATAAAATTTAGAAAAGCGACAATTAATAATCCTGTTTTTAAAATAAGTTTAGTCATTGTGAACGTGATCTACTTTAAACATTTTCGTTAAATTATTCGTCACATTTACCAAATGCTGATTGGAGCCCATCGCCATATCATTAGCTGTAGAAAGGCTTAAAGCAGTTTCTCCACTTAAGTATTGGTTGAAATCTGCCAAAATATGAATCGAAGGTTTTACTGTTGTCGAGACTCTCGCGGTTGTTGGAAGATCCAAAGTGACTTCACGATACAAATCTGGAGTATTATTGGCGGCTACATTTCCCATGTTTCCGGTGTGATTCATAAATTCTGTGCTGGCAGAACTCGTTCCGTATTTTCCTTCGAGTTTTACGAAAATATATCCGGCAGCCCAAGACCAGGTCAGACTTTCTTTTTTGGCTTTTTCCCAGAATTCTGCTTGTCCGTTTTGTCCCAGCAAATAAGCATTTTGACTGATCCCTAATCCGAATTTTATTTTCTTGTAATTGTTTTTCGGAATTTCATCTAAGTCTACATAAATAATTCCGGCAACGGCTTTCTCTTGATTGATGATAAAAGCACCTTTGTCGGGATTATTTTCGTTGTATTTGAATTCATTTCCGTTTTCGTCGATCAAACTGATGTTGCTGATAACATATTTTAAGGTTGAAAACTGATGTTTTTGTGCGCTGGAAGACGTTTGAGTAGTTTGATTAAGAACAATATTTCCGAGATTATTGAATCCGTTTTCAAATTTAAGTTGGAGTTTTCCTTTTGCTTCCGGTGATGAATCTTCTTCATCATTGTTACGACATGATGTAAAGGTTAAAAAAGTAAAGGCAATAAAGAATAATGATAAAAATTTATTGATGTTCATTGTTGATTTTTTAGTTGAAACGTTGTTTTATGCTGTATCCCGCGATAGGGATGGTAGCGGTTATCCTTTTTGTCTTTTCTGAATCATTGTTTTATAGACTCACTTGGCAAGACAAAAAGATATGAGCGGACAGCCCGACCCGAGCGGCTGGAAAAGCCAGGGAAAGAGAATCGTCCAAAAATTGATATGTACAACTAAAAAATCGGTGGTCTGAAAATGTTTTTCAGAAAGAGGAATGTGTAACCTGTTTGGTAAGTGAAATTCAGGTTTGGGAATGAGAAATTGTTCCCGATTGAGGTTTTAAAAATCTCTGTAGGAATGTAAAAATCCAGTATTTTCTGAACGGAATTTTTCCCTTTGGAAAGTGGTAAAGAATCGGTATCGTTTGTTTTTGATAATTCTTTGGCCAGGTAACATTTTCCGTTACAATGAAGGTCAACATTTTTCTTGTTGACGCAGAGTTCTTCGCTAATGTATTGATAATTTACAGCATACTCCACCAACGGAATCAGAGGCCTGAATACCGTAAAAAAGGTGAGGAATATGCTGCAAATTAAATTCAAAAGATTATTTTTTGCTTAACGCTTCGTCATATCTTCTGCTGATTTCTTTCCAATTGGTAACGTTCCAAATGGCAGTTAAGTAATCCGCTCTTTTGTTCTGATATTTCAGATAGTAAGCGTGCTCCCAAACGTCGATTCCGAAGATTGGAGTTCCTTTTTCTTCCACCACATCCATCAAAGGATTGTCCTGATTTGGTGTTGAGGAAACAAATAATTTCCCGCTTTTATCTACAGAAAGCCAAGCCCAGCCAGAACCAAAACGGTCTGCTCCTGCTTTAGCCATTTTTTCTTTAAAGGCGTCCATGCTTCCGAAAGCATCCGTGATTGCTTTTGTTAATTTCACAGAAGGCTTTGTGTCTTTTTGTGGAGTCAAAACCGTCCAGAATAGCTCATGGTTGTAATGTCCGCCAGCATTATTTCTTACCGCCATTGGCAAAGTTCCCGCCTTTGAAAGAATCTCAAACAACGTTTGTTTTTCCTGTGGAGTTCCGGCAATTGCTTTATTCAAATTCGCAACGTACGCTGCAGCGTGTTTTGAATAATGAATTTCCATGGTTTGTGCATCAATATTACCTTCCAACGCATTGTAAGCGTATGGTAAAGGCGTTTGTTTGAACTGTGCAAACGCAAACTGCGCCGCAAATACTGCAGTGAATGCAGCTACTTTAAAAATCTTCATAATGTTTTGTATGTAAGGTTAAACTTTTATTTTTTTTTGGATGATGGGTGATGGAAGTCTTTTTCGGTGTGATCATAACTTCCCACATCTAGCTTCAAACTTTCGGCCTTATTTCAGTAATTTCTTAATATCCTCAATTAAAATTTCTCGGTCTGGATGAAACTTGCCTGTCAATTTAGGGATTTTTCCTTCGGCATCTTCATAATTTAATCCTGAATAATAAAGAATCGGCATATTTTCTTTATTGTATCGACATCTGATGTTTCCATCTTGGTCGACTAAGGCAATCATTCCGCTGTGATTGAGGTTTTCGCTTTCGTCTTCTTTATCGCCAACATAAATATCAAACTGATCTGCCAGATTTCCGATATAGGCTCGGTCACCAGTCAAAAAATGCCAGTTCGGAGATTTTACGCCTATTCTTCGAGCATGACTTTTCAAAAGCTCAGGAGTATCATTTTCAGGATCAATACTGATAGAAATAATTCCAAAATCAGGATTGTTAATCTCATCTTCAATCGCTCTCATGTTGGAATTCATCACCGGACAAATCGTTGGACATTTGCTGAAGAAAAATTCAACCAAATAAACTTTCCCCAACATATCTTTATTTGTCACTTTTTTATTGTTCTGATCAGTCAGTTCAAAATCCGGAACTTTCATCACCATATAAAGATTGCTTTTAAAATAACTCATCCCAAATCCTATTCCTAAAAACAGTAAGGCAATGATTGCAATCGGAATGATAATCTTCTTTTTTGCACTACTATCGGCCTTTTTATTTTTGGACATACTTCTCAGGATTTTTCTTAAACTCATCCTTACAATAGCTACTGCAAAAACCGTACGTTTTATTTTTGTAGACCGCAGTATCTTTCATATCGCTTTCGGTAGGCATATCACAAATCGGGTCTACAGCGTTTGCAAACTTCACTTTTTGGGCAGTCGTTTTTGTAGCAGTATTTTTCTTTTTATGCTTTACTTTCGGGGTTTCCTGCGCACAGGCTAATAATGAAACAGACAAAAATGCCGTTAATAAAATCTTTGATTTCATTTTATTTAAATTGAAATTAATAATTGAGATGAATAAAATTAAGTGGATTTTTAAACTAAAATTAATGTTGATTGGCCGAAATTTGAACCATTAAGAGGTTTAAACGGTTAAGGTTTTTTAAGGAATCAAAGAGATTTAATTAAAAGTACAATTTAAGCTACTTCAAATTTCACCAAAGACAAACAACTAAGAATTTAGTTTAAATAAAGCTTATGATAAAGGAGGATGGAATATTCTGAAGAAATATTCTGAAGTATGAGAATCAATGTAATCAGAATTAAGATTTTTTAATTGAATCTCCGATGGTGATTGTTCTGAAAAAGAAAGAATTTCATTGTATAAAAAAACATCTAATCCCGAAATTTTTACATTCTGACCGTTATTAGATTGCTTTTCTGTTTTTGCCAATTCTTTTTTGACGAAACATTTTCCTTTACAGTCAGACTCAATTATTTTTCTGTTCTCACAAAGATTTTTCGCGATGTAATCATAATTGACAGCATAATTGACCAATGGCAAAACCGGACGGATTGCAATAGTAAAAATGATGAAAAAGGATAAGAGAAACTTCAAGTATCAAATCTTTAGTACAAATATAGTGTAGAAAATTGAGTTGAGTGGTCTTTTATGATGAAAGTCAGTTTTGAATTGGAGCGGGATGTTTTTTTAGTTCCCGCAGATTACACGGATTTGCACAGATATTTGAAAATATATTATGAAAATATTTAAGTTTTGGCTAAAGCCAATCATATTGGAAATTTAGAAGGCGGGCTAAAGCCCGCCCCTATTGATAAAAATGCATACAAAGATTTATAGTTTATTTGTAAACTTCCATCTCCCAGCTTCAGTCTTCTAGCTCATCAAAACTTCATCCTTTGAATTCTCACTGCATTTAATATCGCCAATAATGCAACACCGACGTCGGCAAAAACAGCTTCCCACATGGTTGCTAAACCGCCTGCTCCGAGAATCAGAACGATGGCTTTGACAGCAAAAGCCAGAATAATATTTTGCCAAACTATTTTTTTAGTTTGTTTTCCTATATTGATTGCCATTGGAATTTTACTTGGCTGGTCATCCTGAATCACAATATCAGCAGTTTCAATGGTGGCATCACTTCCTAAACCGCCCATTGCTATTCCCACGTCGCTTAAAGCAACAACAGGAGCATCATTCACGCCGTCTCCTACAAAAGCTACTGTTTGATTTTTCGCTTTGATTTCTTTTACCTTATTGACTTTATCTTCTGGAAGTAAGTCGCCGTAAGCATTTTCAATGCCCAACTGATCGGCAACGAACTGAACTACGGAAGTTTTGTCACCACTTAACATGGTTGTTTTTACGCCCAATGACTTCAATTTATTAATCGTTAATTGAGCGTCTTCTTTAATACTATCTGCAATTGTAAGATAACCAACAAACTTTTTATCATAAGCGACGGCAATTAAAGTGTAGACAATCTTTTCAATATTGACATCAAATGAAATATTGAACTGCTTCATGAGTTTTAGATTTCCGACTAAAATTTCCTTGCCGTTGATGTCAGCTTTTAAACCTTGTCCTGCAATTTCTTCTACATTTTCTAACTGAATTGAATGATCCACTTCGCCCACAAACTCATGAATAGCGGTTGCAACGGGATGTGTGCTTTGACCTTCAAGTGCATTGACAAGTTTTAAAATTTCTTCCTGATTAAATTCTTTACTAAAATGAACTTCCTGCACTTTAAAAACTCCTTCGGTCATCGTTCCTGTTTTATCCATCACCACATTCTGAATATTAGCCAAAACATCTAAGAAATTGCTGCCTTTAATTAAAATCCCATTACGGCTTCCTGCTCCAATTCCACCAAAATATCCTAGTGGAATAGAAATAACCAAAGCACAAGGACAAGAGATAACCAAGAAAACCAATGCTTTGTAGAGCCATTCTTTAAACTGATAATTTTCAATGAAAAAATACGGTAACAAAGTAATTCCTATCGCCAGAAATACAACGATTGGGGTGTAAATTTTCGCAAATTTTCTGATGAAAAGTTCTGTCGGAGCTTTTTGAGACGTCGCATTCTGAACGAGTTCTAAGATTTTGCTCAACTTACTGTCTTTAAATGAAGCAGTAACTTTGATTTGACTGACAGTATTTAAATTAATCATTCCTGCTAAAACCGTTTCACCTTTTATTTTTGTGTCGGGTTTGCTTTCTCCGGTAAGTGCAGAAGTATTGAAAGATGATTTATCTGAAAGCAATTCGCCGTCTAATCCTAATTTCTCCCCCGATTTTAACTGAATAATATCCCCAATTTTTGCATCGACAGCTTTCATCATTCTCGGCTTCCCATTTTCTAAAACGGTAACTTCATCAGGACGCTGGTCGAGAAGAGATTTGATATTTGATTTGGCTTTGGTCACTGCCATTGCCTGGAAAACTTCACCTACAGAATAAAACAGCATCACGGCAACACCTTCGGGATATTCTCCGATTGCAAAAGCACCGATTGTGGCAATTCCCATCAGGAAAAACTCAGAAAACACATCACCTTTCGTGATACTTCCATATGCCTCTTTCAAAACTGGAAATCCGACAGGAACGTAAGCAATTAAATACCAAACCAAGCGAATCCAGCCCGAAAACCAATCGGGTTTTATATAATAATCTAAAGCGATTCCTATTAATAATAAAGTAAAAGAAATAATCGCAGGAAGAAACATCTGAAACGTAGATTGATCTCCCGTATCATGAGAATGGTCGTGGTCATGACCTTCATGATTGTGATTATATTCTTTTTTAGGTTTTGTACTGCAACATTCTTCCATAACTGAATAATTTTAATCAAAATTAGGTCTAAACTTAATGCAATACTATTGCAAACTTTCAAGACAATTCTCGCAAATTCCTTTGGCAAAAAGCCTTATTTCATCGATTCTGAAATTCGTCTGAATATTTTCAGGGATTGAAACATCTTCTTTGCAAGTCGTCTGTTTGCAAATTTTACAGTAAAAATGAAGATGCCAGTCTTTATGTGTTGTCTCGTCGCAACCATCGTGGCAAAGCTTATATTTTGTCGTGGTATTTTCCTGTATGCTGTGAACAATTCCTTTTTCCTCAAAGGTTTTTAATGTTCGATAAATTGTAGTTCGGTCGGCATTTTCAAAATAATTTTCAATTTCTGATAATGACAAAGCTGCTTCCTGAGAACTCAAAAAATCATACACCAAAATCCTCATGCTTGTAGGCTTGGTATTTTTATCTATTAATTTATTTTCAATATCTTTTTTCATAATTTTTGAAAATTAATGTTCGTGTTCTCCAGAATTTGTCAATTTAGCATTAATGAAAAACGCTCCTTTTGTAGCAATTTTTGCACTTTCAGGAATCGATTTTACAGGCGTAATTGCTGTGTAACCCATTTCTGAAGTCCCTTTTACCACTTCTACTTTCTCAAAGTTAACGGTTTTTTCGTTGTGTTTTTCCTGAGTTTTTTCATCTTTATGATCTTCCGTTTTTTTATCATTTACAAGAAAAATATAATCTTTTCCGCCAGCACTTGTGATAGCCGTGTTAGGAACGGCAGACATTAATCTGTTATCTAAACTTACCACTGCGGTGGCATTCATTCCATCAATCAAACCATTTTTATTTCCTTTTACTTTGCAATGAATCGGAATGGTTTTACTTTGATTTTCAAAAGCTGTTCCGATGCTGTAGACCTCAGCATCATATTCGGCAACCGGGCTATTCGTCAATGTAAAATGAATTTTCTGCCCCACTTTTATTGATGGTAAATCTTTCTCAAAAACTTGTAAATCAAGATGTAAAGAGCTATTGTCGACAATTTCTGCAACAGGCGAAGAAACATCAATATAACTTCCGATTTGCAATAAAATATTACTGATTGTCCCGCTAATTGGCGCCGTAACGGCAAGTCCGGATCTTAAATTTTTGTTGGAGACATTTCCAGGACTGATTCCCATCATCTGAATCTGTCTTTGTAAAGACGCTTTTTTTGTTCTTAATGTTTTTAACTCGGCATCAGCATTTTGTAGATTTTTTTTCGCTCCGGCATCGTTATCGAAAAGCTCTTTCTGTCTTCTGTATTCCTGTTCTGCAAAAGTAATGCGGCTTCCCGTTGTCAAATAATCTTCCTGCAATTGAATAAACTCCGGATTAGCAATTGTAGCGATCACCTGACCCTTTTTCACATAGTCTCCGACCTGAACATTCAACGTTTTGATCACTCCGCCG comes from Chryseobacterium sp. 3008163 and encodes:
- a CDS encoding efflux RND transporter periplasmic adaptor subunit, giving the protein MKLKFNIIIIILLSFFLASCGKSEKAEEPKEKTEEHSEHESSDFAELTQDQMDAVGITLGQIEMKELTSIVKANGALSVPNNNKASATSLYGGVIKTLNVQVGDYVKKGQVIATIANPEFIQLQEDYLTTGSRITFAEQEYRRQKELFDNDAGAKKNLQNADAELKTLRTKKASLQRQIQMMGISPGNVSNKNLRSGLAVTAPISGTISNILLQIGSYIDVSSPVAEIVDNSSLHLDLQVFEKDLPSIKVGQKIHFTLTNSPVAEYDAEVYSIGTAFENQSKTIPIHCKVKGNKNGLIDGMNATAVVSLDNRLMSAVPNTAITSAGGKDYIFLVNDKKTEDHKDEKTQEKHNEKTVNFEKVEVVKGTSEMGYTAITPVKSIPESAKIATKGAFFINAKLTNSGEHEH
- a CDS encoding cytochrome-c peroxidase, producing MTKLILKTGLLIVAFLNFISCSDEVIQPLDKDEAVNLQFPSYFPEMTFDKDENPITKNGVELGRKLFYEGRLSRNNTISCGFCHIHEHAFTHHGHTVSHGIDDRIGIRNAPAIQNMAFLKRYMWDGVIHNLNQQPIIPITDANEMDSSMPEVITKLSKEDVYKKLFKQAYGDESITGERVLKALSQFMATLISADSKYDRFKQGKVNLSSEESQGMALFQQKCASCHGGELFTDESFRNTGMYYNTQFKDAGRHRVTLDQNDWMKFRVPSLRNVEYTAPYMHDGRFYTLEAVLNFYSDSVEDHPNLDTQLKQNNHIGIAMNAQEKQFIISFLKTLSDKNFISNPKFAE
- a CDS encoding SCO family protein, producing the protein MSKNKKADSSAKKKIIIPIAIIALLFLGIGFGMSYFKSNLYMVMKVPDFELTDQNNKKVTNKDMLGKVYLVEFFFSKCPTICPVMNSNMRAIEDEINNPDFGIISISIDPENDTPELLKSHARRIGVKSPNWHFLTGDRAYIGNLADQFDIYVGDKEDESENLNHSGMIALVDQDGNIRCRYNKENMPILYYSGLNYEDAEGKIPKLTGKFHPDREILIEDIKKLLK
- a CDS encoding MFS transporter, whose protein sequence is MENISTKTIDTTKIVYPILFMISFSHFLNDLIQSTIPSLYPILKGEFSLSFAQIGIITLVFQLTASILQPFVGIYTDKKPNPRSLAIGMGLSMAGLLLLAAAHQYYVILISVALIGMGSSIFHPEASRVAQLASGGQKGLAQSIFQVGGNSGSAIGPLLVALIILPLGQGYVGLFAIAAFIGIIVLWRIGNWYAERLSLKKSSKHPNDIIEIQLSRKKVLFSVTILLALVFSKYIYLASMTNYFTFFLIDKFHISVQDSQLFLFMFLSAVAVGTILGGKLGDKYGRKKIIWISILGAAPFTLCLPYLSLFWTIAFAVIIGLIIASAFSAILVYATDLMPNKIGLVAGLFFGFMFGMGGIGSAVLGAVADDTSIEYVFKICAFLPLMGIITAFLPNIKGNKK
- a CDS encoding heavy metal translocating P-type ATPase, with translation MEECCSTKPKKEYNHNHEGHDHDHSHDTGDQSTFQMFLPAIISFTLLLIGIALDYYIKPDWFSGWIRLVWYLIAYVPVGFPVLKEAYGSITKGDVFSEFFLMGIATIGAFAIGEYPEGVAVMLFYSVGEVFQAMAVTKAKSNIKSLLDQRPDEVTVLENGKPRMMKAVDAKIGDIIQLKSGEKLGLDGELLSDKSSFNTSALTGESKPDTKIKGETVLAGMINLNTVSQIKVTASFKDSKLSKILELVQNATSQKAPTELFIRKFAKIYTPIVVFLAIGITLLPYFFIENYQFKEWLYKALVFLVISCPCALVISIPLGYFGGIGAGSRNGILIKGSNFLDVLANIQNVVMDKTGTMTEGVFKVQEVHFSKEFNQEEILKLVNALEGQSTHPVATAIHEFVGEVDHSIQLENVEEIAGQGLKADINGKEILVGNLKLMKQFNISFDVNIEKIVYTLIAVAYDKKFVGYLTIADSIKEDAQLTINKLKSLGVKTTMLSGDKTSVVQFVADQLGIENAYGDLLPEDKVNKVKEIKAKNQTVAFVGDGVNDAPVVALSDVGIAMGGLGSDATIETADIVIQDDQPSKIPMAINIGKQTKKIVWQNIILAFAVKAIVLILGAGGLATMWEAVFADVGVALLAILNAVRIQRMKF
- a CDS encoding Fur family transcriptional regulator, translating into MKKDIENKLIDKNTKPTSMRILVYDFLSSQEAALSLSEIENYFENADRTTIYRTLKTFEEKGIVHSIQENTTTKYKLCHDGCDETTHKDWHLHFYCKICKQTTCKEDVSIPENIQTNFRIDEIRLFAKGICENCLESLQ
- a CDS encoding transporter, which gives rise to MKKIIFIISLISLNSFQAKTVNDSLYISNNFQDEILFNECDACGCAAGNGSSGFESLLNPQFIGIKYFAQHYKAKENLFINDLTQDQYFNTIQLWAKIPLTQKLSIYGSLPFYFHEKKTLQGDININGIGDFNLMGIYQLISSKDNIHQLNGGVGVKVPLGKFDEKGISGVNPSFQLGTGSWDYQAVLNYRFQKNKFALLLNTDYTIKTKNKKNYQFGNQWNYLATGFYQIFGSEKSILSAKFGFQGEVYDRNLQYKEVLPKTAGSALYGKLGFEASYKKFSLGTEVMLPTYTNLAGGDIEAKSRFSVFLNFGI
- a CDS encoding MbnP family protein, producing MNINKFLSLFFIAFTFLTFTSCRNNDEEDSSPEAKGKLQLKFENGFNNLGNIVLNQTTQTSSSAQKHQFSTLKYVISNISLIDENGNEFKYNENNPDKGAFIINQEKAVAGIIYVDLDEIPKNNYKKIKFGLGISQNAYLLGQNGQAEFWEKAKKESLTWSWAAGYIFVKLEGKYGTSSASTEFMNHTGNMGNVAANNTPDLYREVTLDLPTTARVSTTVKPSIHILADFNQYLSGETALSLSTANDMAMGSNQHLVNVTNNLTKMFKVDHVHND
- a CDS encoding YHS domain-containing protein; this translates as MKSKILLTAFLSVSLLACAQETPKVKHKKKNTATKTTAQKVKFANAVDPICDMPTESDMKDTAVYKNKTYGFCSSYCKDEFKKNPEKYVQK
- a CDS encoding superoxide dismutase, whose translation is MKIFKVAAFTAVFAAQFAFAQFKQTPLPYAYNALEGNIDAQTMEIHYSKHAAAYVANLNKAIAGTPQEKQTLFEILSKAGTLPMAVRNNAGGHYNHELFWTVLTPQKDTKPSVKLTKAITDAFGSMDAFKEKMAKAGADRFGSGWAWLSVDKSGKLFVSSTPNQDNPLMDVVEEKGTPIFGIDVWEHAYYLKYQNKRADYLTAIWNVTNWKEISRRYDEALSKK